A single region of the Marinobacter salinisoli genome encodes:
- a CDS encoding prepilin peptidase, protein MPSIDTFLATPAMLYLAVVLVSLCIGSFLNVVILRLPKMMHQEWRCQCEEFLEVADRDRKQEETITLSKPASTCPSCGHGIRAWENIPVISYLLLGGKCSHCKTRISARYPIIEALTAAFSVVTIVLLGPSEAALWALLLVWALVALTVIDLDTQLLPDNITLPLMWLGLVLNYFSVFTDFSSAFWGAVAGYLSLWSVYWLFKLVTGKEGMGHGDFKLLAALGAWLGWQLLPAIILLSSIVGAVVGISLMIFKQHGREVPIPFGPYLAAAGLLCLWFGPEIQVLWYGFLGV, encoded by the coding sequence ATGCCCTCTATCGATACATTCCTCGCTACCCCGGCGATGCTTTATTTGGCCGTCGTCCTTGTCTCCCTCTGCATCGGCAGCTTCCTGAACGTCGTCATCCTTCGGCTGCCGAAAATGATGCACCAGGAGTGGCGCTGCCAGTGCGAAGAGTTTCTTGAGGTTGCTGACCGCGATCGAAAGCAGGAAGAAACCATCACCCTGTCGAAACCCGCATCAACCTGCCCGTCCTGCGGTCATGGCATCCGGGCATGGGAAAACATTCCGGTAATCAGCTACCTTCTGCTCGGCGGGAAATGCTCTCACTGCAAAACCCGGATTTCAGCCCGCTATCCGATCATCGAAGCACTCACCGCCGCCTTCTCTGTCGTCACCATCGTGTTACTCGGACCGTCTGAAGCGGCACTGTGGGCGCTGCTGCTCGTCTGGGCGCTGGTCGCTTTGACCGTGATTGATCTGGACACCCAGCTACTGCCGGACAACATCACCCTGCCCCTTATGTGGCTGGGACTGGTGCTCAACTACTTTAGCGTTTTCACGGATTTCTCGTCCGCGTTCTGGGGCGCGGTGGCAGGCTATCTGTCGCTGTGGTCCGTGTACTGGTTATTCAAACTGGTCACCGGCAAGGAAGGCATGGGGCACGGCGATTTCAAACTGCTCGCCGCGCTCGGCGCCTGGCTCGGCTGGCAGCTGCTGCCGGCCATCATCTTGCTGTCCTCGATTGTCGGCGCGGTTGTCGGCATAAGTCTTATGATCTTCAAACAACACGGCCGTGAAGTACCCATTCCATTTGGCCCCTACCTCGCGGCGGCTGGTTTGCTCTGCCTCTGGTTCGGCCCGGAAATACAAGTCCTCTGGTATGGCTTCCTGGGGGTGTAA
- a CDS encoding YfaZ family outer membrane protein has translation MKATRISVLALSLAAAPAFASDLDLSLTNDSVKAQANFFSASNELQMGAGYTYHEGGRDILNLDFHAQGRTAIGNLPTTAGIGIRGYAWEDDDLDGGAGALGGFATLNIPRVPGLSFTGSLHYAPSIMSFGDSDDLTSLELRGSYRLIRTGEIFVGYRYLNTDFERPLRGDVNLDEGVMAGLKIFF, from the coding sequence ATGAAAGCCACCCGTATTTCCGTTTTGGCACTGTCCCTGGCCGCGGCGCCAGCCTTTGCCAGTGATCTCGACCTGAGCCTGACCAACGATTCCGTAAAAGCCCAGGCTAACTTTTTCAGCGCCAGCAACGAGCTCCAGATGGGCGCTGGCTACACCTACCACGAAGGTGGCCGCGACATCCTGAACCTGGACTTCCACGCCCAGGGCCGAACGGCCATCGGCAACCTGCCGACCACGGCGGGTATTGGTATTCGGGGATACGCCTGGGAAGATGACGACCTGGACGGCGGTGCCGGCGCATTGGGTGGTTTTGCAACCCTGAACATTCCCCGGGTGCCTGGGTTGTCCTTCACTGGCTCACTGCATTACGCGCCCAGCATCATGTCATTCGGTGACTCCGACGACCTCACCAGCCTGGAACTACGCGGCAGCTACCGCCTGATTCGTACCGGAGAAATCTTTGTCGGTTACCGCTACCTGAATACGGATTTTGAGCGTCCGCTTCGTGGCGATGTAAACCTCGATGAGGGCGTAATGGCGGGCTTGAAGATTTTCTTCTAA
- a CDS encoding acyltransferase encodes MLDFLPAPLKGTLAALLILANTLALFPILLVVAIVKLVIPVTGVRTACTVVLNKIAWIWIGFNNCLMDLLHKVEWDVRGLEALNKHQWYFVTCNHQSWADIPAIQYVLNNRIPLLKFFLKKQLIWVPFLGIAWWALDFPFMHRHTKEQLARRPELKGKDMAATQAACEKFRYTPVTIFNFMEGTRFTEAKHQRQRSPYNNLLKPRAGGTAFVFQAMGEMIHTMLDVTIVYPDGKAGFWDYLCGRIRRIVIDVQTKEIPEQFLGMDYQNDRAIRTDFQRWVSQLWAEKDVRIDALKDS; translated from the coding sequence ATGCTGGATTTTTTGCCTGCCCCTCTGAAAGGCACGCTTGCCGCCCTCCTTATCCTTGCCAACACCCTGGCGCTGTTTCCGATCCTGCTGGTGGTTGCCATCGTGAAGCTGGTCATACCGGTCACAGGTGTTCGAACCGCCTGCACGGTGGTGCTTAACAAGATTGCCTGGATCTGGATCGGCTTCAATAACTGCCTGATGGACCTGCTGCACAAGGTCGAGTGGGATGTCAGGGGGCTGGAAGCCCTCAACAAGCATCAATGGTATTTCGTAACCTGCAACCACCAGAGCTGGGCAGATATCCCGGCCATCCAGTACGTACTGAACAACCGAATCCCCCTGTTGAAGTTTTTCCTGAAGAAACAGTTAATCTGGGTGCCGTTTCTGGGGATCGCCTGGTGGGCTCTGGACTTTCCGTTCATGCACCGCCACACCAAAGAGCAGTTGGCACGGCGGCCAGAGCTGAAAGGGAAGGATATGGCTGCTACCCAGGCGGCCTGTGAGAAATTCCGCTACACCCCGGTCACCATTTTCAATTTCATGGAAGGCACACGCTTTACCGAAGCCAAGCATCAGCGACAGCGTTCTCCTTATAACAACCTTCTCAAGCCCAGAGCAGGCGGCACAGCGTTCGTGTTTCAGGCAATGGGTGAGATGATCCACACCATGCTGGACGTCACCATTGTGTATCCAGACGGCAAGGCAGGTTTCTGGGATTACCTGTGCGGGCGAATCCGGCGAATCGTGATCGATGTTCAGACCAAAGAGATTCCCGAGCAGTTCCTCGGCATGGACTATCAGAACGACCGGGCCATCCGGACCGATTTCCAGCGCTGGGTCAGCCAGCTCTGGGCTGAGAAAGATGTCCGGATCGATGCGCTGAAAGACAGCTAG
- a CDS encoding glucosaminidase domain-containing protein: protein MSSGTKALMLIVPLLAFGVGGGFYSPHEDSSWLEKSVQTQLSLPELPAWADAELPDFSQYRDTTEKKAAFFSFLYPRIVLANYRILLERNYLESLSEKETLSKKERKWLARQADRLRVSAEPGSTELIQQLRHRLDVIPPSLILAQAANESAWGTSRFATKGSNLFGQWCFSRGCGLVPRERKEGARHEVATFESPYRSVRAYIENLNRHHTYKTLRNLRAQNRKDKELSGLELAQGLTGYSERGEAYVNEIRSIIQYNNLSFYDQDFGRAIRSVTPDRLLNMAKTVSASSLLPGQSRQDTAKTES, encoded by the coding sequence ATGTCTTCAGGCACAAAGGCTTTGATGTTAATCGTTCCGCTTCTGGCGTTTGGAGTGGGCGGAGGCTTTTATTCCCCGCACGAAGACAGCAGCTGGCTTGAAAAGTCAGTGCAAACACAATTATCGCTCCCGGAACTACCAGCGTGGGCCGATGCGGAACTGCCTGATTTTTCCCAGTACCGGGATACCACTGAGAAGAAAGCCGCCTTCTTCTCGTTCCTCTACCCTCGCATTGTGCTGGCCAACTACCGCATATTGCTGGAGAGGAACTACCTCGAAAGCCTTTCTGAAAAAGAAACGCTGTCGAAAAAAGAACGAAAATGGCTTGCCCGCCAAGCGGATCGATTGCGAGTCAGCGCTGAACCGGGCAGCACTGAACTGATTCAGCAACTCAGGCATCGACTCGACGTCATCCCCCCATCACTAATTCTCGCCCAGGCAGCAAACGAATCCGCCTGGGGCACATCCCGTTTCGCGACCAAGGGATCGAACCTGTTTGGGCAATGGTGTTTTTCCCGTGGCTGCGGACTGGTGCCACGGGAGCGAAAGGAAGGAGCGCGGCACGAAGTCGCGACATTCGAGTCTCCATACCGGTCGGTGAGAGCCTACATTGAAAATCTCAACCGGCATCACACCTATAAGACACTCAGAAACCTTCGGGCTCAAAACCGCAAGGATAAAGAGCTCTCAGGTCTCGAGCTTGCACAAGGCCTGACAGGTTATTCTGAGCGGGGTGAGGCCTATGTCAACGAAATCCGCTCGATCATTCAGTACAACAACCTTAGCTTCTACGATCAGGATTTCGGACGCGCCATTCGCAGCGTAACACCGGACCGACTCCTGAATATGGCCAAGACCGTATCCGCCTCAAGCCTGCTACCCGGCCAGAGCCGGCAGGACACAGCCAAGACCGAAAGCTGA
- a CDS encoding type II secretion system F family protein produces the protein MAEQAQKLEAFIWEGKDRKGNKAQGELTGQSLALVKAQLRKQGIIPEKVKKKPKPLFGGSKKITPFDIAMLTRQLATMMKAGVPLVQSFDIVADGLENKGLQELVMTIRTDIASGTSFAGALRKHPKHFDDLYCNLVDSGEKAGALEAMLDRIAMYLEKTELLKKKVKKAMTYPIAVIVVAIIVTAILLVKVVPQFETLFQGFGADLPVFTQMVIELSEWLQKWWFAVLLGIVGVIFVFKEAVRRSKKFSDLVDKYVLKIPVMGDILDKSAVAKFGRVLSTTFAAGVPLVDALDSVAGATGNAVYRDAINRIKTDVSSGTQLQASMRQQELFPAMAVQLTAIGEESGNLDDMLTKVAEHYENVVDDMVDNLTALMEPMIMAVLGVLVGGLIIAMYLPIFQMGQVVG, from the coding sequence ATGGCAGAACAAGCACAAAAGCTGGAAGCGTTTATCTGGGAAGGAAAGGATCGCAAGGGCAACAAAGCTCAAGGCGAGCTGACAGGGCAAAGCCTGGCATTAGTGAAAGCCCAGCTCAGGAAGCAGGGTATCATTCCAGAGAAGGTCAAGAAAAAACCCAAACCCCTGTTTGGTGGCAGCAAAAAGATTACGCCTTTCGACATCGCGATGTTGACTCGCCAGCTTGCCACCATGATGAAAGCCGGAGTTCCCCTTGTTCAGAGCTTTGATATCGTTGCCGATGGGCTTGAAAACAAAGGCCTTCAGGAACTGGTAATGACCATCCGCACTGACATCGCCTCTGGTACCAGCTTCGCTGGCGCACTTCGAAAGCACCCAAAACACTTCGACGACCTTTACTGCAACTTGGTTGACTCTGGTGAAAAGGCAGGGGCGCTGGAAGCCATGCTCGACAGGATCGCCATGTATCTTGAGAAAACAGAGCTGTTAAAAAAGAAGGTCAAGAAGGCAATGACCTACCCAATCGCAGTTATTGTGGTAGCCATCATCGTAACAGCGATTCTTCTGGTCAAAGTCGTCCCTCAATTCGAGACGCTCTTTCAAGGTTTCGGAGCAGACCTGCCTGTTTTCACCCAGATGGTTATCGAACTTTCGGAATGGCTCCAGAAGTGGTGGTTTGCTGTACTTTTGGGGATCGTCGGCGTGATTTTCGTGTTTAAAGAGGCTGTGCGCCGATCCAAAAAGTTCTCCGATCTGGTGGACAAATACGTGCTAAAAATACCAGTGATGGGAGATATTTTGGATAAATCTGCCGTAGCAAAGTTCGGTCGTGTACTATCCACGACTTTCGCTGCGGGCGTTCCGCTTGTGGACGCACTGGACTCAGTAGCTGGCGCCACTGGTAACGCGGTATACAGAGACGCCATTAACCGAATAAAGACCGATGTCTCAAGCGGTACCCAGTTGCAGGCATCTATGCGTCAGCAAGAGCTTTTTCCGGCAATGGCAGTGCAGTTAACCGCAATCGGAGAGGAGTCAGGAAATCTCGACGACATGTTGACCAAAGTAGCAGAACATTATGAGAACGTTGTTGACGACATGGTCGACAACCTCACCGCCCTGATGGAGCCCATGATCATGGCGGTCCTGGGTGTTCTGGTGGGCGGACTGATCATCGCCATGTACCTGCCAATCTTCCAGATGGGTCAGGTTGTCGGTTAA
- the coaE gene encoding dephospho-CoA kinase (Dephospho-CoA kinase (CoaE) performs the final step in coenzyme A biosynthesis.) has translation MVVVGLTGGIGSGKSTVAKLFGELGVHWVDADDVARQVVEPGAPALEEIANHFGPDILTEAGALNRAKLRSVVFEAPEQRKWLESLLHPIIREELTRQLAPESYPNPYVLLVSPLLFETDQHELVAQSIVVDVPVDTQVERTMQRDTNSREQVERIIAAQMPREQRLARADAIIDNSRPFKDVERQVRDLHGRFLVEFG, from the coding sequence ATGGTCGTTGTTGGGCTGACAGGCGGAATCGGGTCAGGAAAATCGACAGTCGCCAAACTGTTTGGAGAACTAGGGGTTCACTGGGTGGATGCCGATGATGTGGCCCGCCAGGTCGTTGAACCCGGTGCCCCGGCGCTCGAAGAAATTGCCAACCACTTTGGTCCTGACATCCTCACCGAAGCGGGTGCCCTCAACCGTGCCAAGCTGAGATCAGTCGTATTCGAAGCGCCGGAGCAACGGAAGTGGCTGGAGTCCCTTCTTCACCCCATCATCCGCGAAGAACTGACTCGGCAGTTGGCGCCGGAAAGCTACCCGAATCCCTACGTTCTGCTGGTCTCCCCTCTCCTGTTCGAGACCGACCAGCACGAATTGGTAGCGCAAAGCATCGTGGTGGATGTCCCTGTTGATACCCAGGTTGAACGCACCATGCAGCGGGACACCAACTCCCGCGAGCAGGTGGAGCGGATCATTGCGGCCCAGATGCCTCGAGAGCAGCGGCTTGCCCGGGCGGACGCTATAATAGACAACAGTCGTCCGTTCAAAGACGTGGAGCGTCAGGTTCGTGATTTACATGGAAGGTTTTTGGTGGAGTTTGGCTGA
- the yacG gene encoding DNA gyrase inhibitor YacG, protein MNVECPTCKKSVEWSDDNPFRPFCSERCQLIDLGAWANEEYRVPAENASPDDLDQGGDQTQH, encoded by the coding sequence ATGAACGTAGAATGCCCGACCTGTAAAAAATCCGTCGAATGGTCAGACGACAATCCTTTCCGGCCGTTCTGCTCTGAACGTTGCCAACTGATTGACCTCGGCGCCTGGGCAAATGAGGAATACCGCGTGCCTGCCGAAAATGCCTCTCCAGACGATCTCGATCAGGGCGGAGACCAGACCCAACACTGA
- a CDS encoding response regulator — protein MPTSRLSKRLGIRPLAARLLVYVLLFSLIFSVVATGIQMLSELRRSKDDILASQSKTAQLVAGSLSHNLWMLNFSEVANGLDDILALNTIQKAQIVATTGSEFSAGHRPDGPVITQSFPLVFDRVRNQPPETVGTLTLTSSLAQRYNELTDRTLLNLLAQWMAALIGTLGLFIIVRLTLSRHLEAISDYASRLNLDALIAPLELKRKPPRNPDELSELEHALNTMRLQLLEDTRSLRQTTLQSQDERDEALRANHTKNQFLANISHELRIPLQSVLGYANLLADTPLDPEQREYVQTLLSASQGLSSIINDLLDISSIEAGKMVLDEIPFDLRDTLNDVIHMLGPRAREKGLALELRVDEDLPRALRGDPVRIRQVLLNLASNALKFTDSGHVLLSIEVLNRRENQARLRLSVEDTGIGISQDDIPLVCEPYVQLNQQFQRQLPGAGLGLSICRQLVSLMAGTLDLESQIGEGSTFWIELTLPVAEEKSRKAQPDTRMIRNRRVLVVDSYHLSRKITLEMLSRHKLQIEAVKSAGEALTSLRQAFDSDHPFDAIILDGFVPDMDSDLLCRQIRSNPDWSHLRLLILSSNPQRGDAEHFRQAGADAFLSKSLRESCLAPILNLLFADAANHERRFLTRFSLQTVSDGHSRPELPCRRMKVLLVEDNPVNRTLTSRLLEKLGCNVMTANDGEAAESLWQWHRFDLIFMDCVMPRVDGFEATRRLREWEQDQRCKPVPVVALTASAMEEDEERCHQAGMDSFVAKPVNIEMLRAVLEQYCKATAAF, from the coding sequence TTGCCCACATCTCGCCTCTCCAAGCGCCTGGGAATCAGACCTCTGGCGGCTCGCCTTCTGGTGTACGTTCTTCTTTTCAGCCTGATATTCTCGGTGGTCGCTACCGGCATCCAAATGCTGAGCGAGCTCCGGCGCAGCAAGGACGACATCCTGGCAAGTCAATCAAAGACCGCCCAGCTCGTTGCCGGCAGCCTGAGCCACAACCTCTGGATGCTCAACTTCAGCGAAGTAGCCAATGGCCTCGACGACATTCTTGCGCTGAATACCATTCAGAAGGCCCAGATAGTCGCAACCACCGGCAGCGAATTTTCGGCCGGACACCGGCCCGACGGGCCAGTAATCACTCAGAGCTTCCCGCTGGTCTTTGACCGCGTCCGAAACCAGCCGCCGGAAACCGTGGGTACCCTGACACTCACCTCGTCACTGGCGCAGAGATACAACGAGCTGACAGACCGCACGTTGCTTAACCTGCTCGCGCAATGGATGGCCGCTCTGATAGGCACTCTGGGTTTGTTTATCATCGTACGGCTGACGCTGTCCCGGCACCTTGAGGCCATTTCCGACTACGCCAGCCGGCTCAACCTCGATGCGCTGATTGCGCCGCTGGAACTGAAGCGAAAACCACCGAGGAATCCGGACGAACTGTCAGAGCTCGAGCACGCCCTCAATACCATGCGGTTACAGTTGCTCGAAGATACCCGCTCACTGCGTCAAACCACACTCCAGTCACAGGATGAACGGGATGAGGCCTTGCGGGCCAACCATACCAAAAACCAGTTTCTTGCCAACATCAGCCATGAACTCCGGATTCCGCTGCAATCGGTCCTCGGTTACGCAAACCTGCTGGCCGATACACCACTGGACCCGGAGCAGCGCGAATACGTTCAAACCTTGCTCAGTGCCTCGCAAGGCCTGTCGTCCATCATCAATGACCTGCTCGATATCTCCAGTATTGAGGCCGGTAAAATGGTGCTCGACGAGATTCCATTTGATCTGCGGGACACACTGAACGACGTGATCCATATGCTCGGACCCCGCGCCCGGGAGAAAGGCCTCGCCCTGGAGCTTCGGGTGGATGAAGATCTGCCCCGGGCGTTGCGGGGCGACCCCGTGCGTATTCGTCAGGTGCTTCTGAACCTGGCCTCCAATGCCCTGAAGTTCACCGACTCCGGGCACGTTCTGCTTAGCATCGAAGTACTCAATCGGAGGGAAAATCAGGCCCGCCTCAGGTTGTCCGTGGAGGACACCGGTATTGGTATCAGCCAGGACGACATACCTCTGGTCTGTGAGCCCTACGTGCAGCTGAATCAACAGTTTCAGCGCCAGCTTCCGGGCGCTGGCCTGGGGCTGAGTATTTGCCGGCAACTGGTTAGCCTGATGGCGGGCACGCTGGACCTTGAAAGCCAGATTGGCGAAGGATCGACCTTCTGGATTGAACTGACTTTGCCGGTCGCCGAGGAAAAATCCCGCAAAGCACAACCGGACACCCGGATGATCAGGAACCGCCGGGTGCTGGTGGTAGATTCTTACCACCTGTCCCGAAAAATCACACTCGAAATGCTGTCCCGGCACAAGCTGCAGATCGAAGCCGTCAAGTCGGCCGGCGAGGCCCTGACCTCACTCCGGCAAGCATTCGACAGCGATCATCCGTTCGACGCCATTATTCTGGATGGTTTTGTGCCTGATATGGATTCCGACCTGCTGTGCCGTCAGATCCGAAGTAACCCGGACTGGTCACACTTGCGGCTTCTGATTCTGTCGTCAAACCCACAACGCGGCGATGCCGAACATTTTCGCCAGGCCGGTGCAGACGCATTCCTGAGCAAGTCACTGCGAGAGTCGTGTTTAGCCCCAATACTGAACCTGCTATTCGCAGACGCCGCTAACCACGAACGTCGCTTCCTGACCAGGTTTTCACTCCAAACCGTCAGCGATGGGCACTCCAGGCCTGAACTGCCATGCCGACGAATGAAAGTGCTGCTGGTAGAAGACAACCCGGTGAACCGAACGCTCACCAGCCGGCTACTCGAAAAACTGGGCTGTAACGTGATGACCGCCAACGACGGCGAGGCCGCCGAAAGCCTGTGGCAATGGCACCGCTTTGACCTGATCTTTATGGATTGCGTGATGCCACGGGTGGACGGATTTGAAGCCACCCGACGTCTGCGAGAGTGGGAGCAAGATCAACGCTGCAAACCGGTGCCAGTGGTGGCCCTGACCGCCAGCGCCATGGAAGAAGACGAAGAAAGATGTCATCAGGCTGGCATGGATTCCTTCGTTGCCAAGCCTGTCAATATTGAAATGCTCCGTGCAGTACTGGAACAATACTGCAAAGCAACGGCAGCTTTCTGA
- the tsaA gene encoding tRNA (N6-threonylcarbamoyladenosine(37)-N6)-methyltransferase TrmO, which yields MPRHHARPAQEALTLSPIAITRSCFQDKFGVPRQPGLTRHAHANLIIQPPYDREDAFRGLESASHLWLTFQFHEAVRAEWRPVVRPPRLGGNKKIGVFASRSPFRPNSLGLSVVRNRGLSRRDGTLMLHISDHDLIDGTPILDIKPYLPFADSVPDASLGWAETAPTERLHVHFQPEAEAQLLQLPAETYPDLRPLIEDVVSYDPRPSFRRGRDEDRIYGAHLYDLNIRFRFVNRDGDNCVEVLTVC from the coding sequence ATGCCTCGACACCATGCCAGGCCAGCGCAGGAAGCTCTGACGCTGTCCCCCATTGCCATTACCCGCTCGTGTTTTCAGGACAAGTTCGGCGTGCCCCGGCAGCCGGGCCTGACCCGCCATGCTCACGCCAACCTCATCATACAGCCCCCCTATGATCGTGAGGACGCGTTTCGCGGCCTGGAATCAGCGAGCCACTTGTGGCTCACATTTCAGTTTCATGAGGCCGTGCGGGCCGAGTGGCGCCCCGTCGTCCGGCCGCCACGACTGGGGGGCAACAAAAAAATCGGCGTCTTTGCCAGCCGATCGCCGTTTCGTCCGAACAGTCTGGGGCTCTCTGTCGTACGCAACCGAGGCCTGTCACGACGCGATGGCACACTGATGTTGCACATCAGCGACCATGATTTGATTGATGGAACCCCGATTCTGGACATCAAACCCTATCTGCCTTTTGCAGACTCCGTACCGGACGCGTCACTGGGATGGGCAGAAACGGCACCCACGGAGCGCCTTCACGTCCATTTCCAGCCCGAAGCCGAAGCTCAACTGCTGCAACTCCCGGCGGAAACCTACCCCGACCTGAGGCCATTAATCGAAGACGTGGTCAGCTACGACCCGCGCCCGTCCTTCCGTCGCGGCCGCGACGAAGACCGCATTTACGGTGCCCACCTGTATGACCTGAATATTCGCTTCCGTTTTGTGAACCGGGACGGGGATAACTGTGTCGAAGTGCTAACCGTCTGTTAG